Proteins encoded together in one Epinephelus lanceolatus isolate andai-2023 chromosome 4, ASM4190304v1, whole genome shotgun sequence window:
- the acad8 gene encoding isobutyryl-CoA dehydrogenase, mitochondrial codes for MATVGPLGRIARLGSSICRNHRLVLNRSPQRRGIASCVDPAHGLTDEQKEFQKVAFDFAANEMAPHMAEWDQKEIFPVETMRKAAQLGFGGIYVQPDVGGSGLTRLDTSVIFEALSTGCVSTTAYISIHNMCAWMIDTFGNTEQRERFCPDLCAMEKFASYCLTEPGSGSDAASLLTTAQLKGDHYILNGSKAFISGGGDTDVYVVMCRTGGKGAKGISCLVVEKGTPGLNFGKKEKKVGWNSQPTRAVIFEDCAVPVSNRLGEEGQGFNIAMKGLNGGRINIASCSLGAAHACVQLAKDHLLVRKQFGETLSNNQFLQFKLAEMATKLVASRLLVREAATALQESRPDAVSLCSMAKLFATDECFNICNQALQMHGGYGYLKDYAVQQFVRDIRVHQILEGTNEVMRMIISRNLLTES; via the exons CTGCTCATGGACTCACAGATGAACAGAAGGAGTTTCAAAAAGTGGCCTTTGACTTTGCAGCAAATGAGATGGCTCCACACATGGCAGAGTGGGACCAAAAG gaaataTTTCCAGTAGAGACGATGCGAAAGGCAGCCCAGTTAGGTTTCGGTGGGATCTACGTTCAGCCGGATGTGGGAGGATCGGGTCTCACTCGGCTGGACACGTCGGTCATCTTTGAGGCCTTGTCCACAGGATGTGTCAGCACCACAGCTTACATCAGTATCCACAA CATGTGTGCCTGGATGATCGACACCTTTGGCAATACTGAGCAGAGGGAGAGGTTCTGTCCTGATCTCTGCGCGATGGAAAAGTTTGCTTCCTATTGTCTCACTGAGCCAG GCAGTGGCAGTGATGCAGCTTCACTTCTGACCACTGCACAGCTGAAGGGTGACCATTACATCTTGAACGGTTCAAAG GCCTTCATCAgtggaggaggagacacagacgTGTATGTCGTGATGTGCAGAACAGGAGGTAAAGGAGCGAAAGGCATCTCCTGTTTGGTGGTGGAGAAAGGAACCCCAGGTCTCAACTttggcaaaaaagaaaagaag GTGGGTTGGAACTCCCAGCCGACCAGAGCGGTGATATTTGAGGACTGTGCCGTTCCAGTGAGCAACCGGCTCGGTGAGGAAGGACAAGGATTCAACATAGCCATGAAAGGCCTGAATGGAGGCAGAATTAATATTG CTTCCTGTTCTCTCGGGGCAGCACATGCCTGCGTCCAGCTAGCGAAGGACCATCTATTAGTACGCAAGCAGTTTGGAGAGACGCTCTCCAACAACCAG tTTCTTCAGTTCAAACTGGCAGAGATGGCCACCAAGTTGGTTGCGTCTCGCCTTCTGGTGCGTGAAGCTGCGACAGCGCTGCAGGAGAGCCGGCCTGACGCTGTTTCTCTCTGCTCCATGGCCAAACTCTTTGCTACAGATGAGTGCTTTAAT ATCTGTAACCAGGCTCTTCAGATGCACGGTGGGTACGGTTACCTCAAAGACTATGCAGTGCAGCAGTTTGTCCGTGACATCAGAGTCCATCAGATCCTAGAGG GCACAAACGAGGTGATGAGGATGATCATTTCCCGAAATCTGCTGACTGAGTCTTGA